In Aquimarina spinulae, a single window of DNA contains:
- a CDS encoding Crp/Fnr family transcriptional regulator, which produces MPYTLLKENIDKHIQFSDSEFETYSHFFYPKTISKKDFLLRQGDVCRFEGFVTKGCFRVYTIDNDGNENVLYFAVEDWWVTDIDSFTNQAPALLSIQALEDSEVLLINKKDKELLYQQMPKVEKLFRIMSQKTLVSLQRRLIRNHCYTADERYLHFMKTYPKIAQKLTNLQIAAYLGISHEFVSKIRKKIASKK; this is translated from the coding sequence ATGCCATATACTCTTCTTAAGGAAAATATAGATAAACACATTCAATTTTCTGACTCAGAATTTGAGACCTATAGTCATTTCTTTTATCCAAAGACTATTTCTAAAAAAGATTTTTTACTTAGACAGGGTGATGTATGTCGATTTGAAGGTTTTGTAACCAAAGGTTGTTTTCGTGTGTACACGATAGATAATGATGGAAATGAAAATGTTTTATATTTTGCTGTCGAAGATTGGTGGGTGACCGACATAGATAGTTTTACAAATCAAGCCCCTGCTCTATTATCAATTCAAGCCCTTGAAGACAGTGAAGTTTTATTGATCAATAAAAAAGACAAAGAACTACTGTATCAGCAAATGCCTAAAGTAGAAAAGCTATTTCGTATTATGTCACAAAAAACTTTGGTTTCTTTACAAAGAAGGTTGATACGAAATCATTGTTATACAGCAGATGAACGTTATCTGCATTTCATGAAGACCTATCCAAAAATAGCACAAAAACTCACCAATTTACAGATTGCAGCTTACTTAGGAATCTCACATGAATTTGTAAGTAAAATTCGAAAAAAGATCGCTTCAAAAAAATAA